The segment TTCCTGGCCAGCTTTCATATTGAAGGAGATGAAACCCGTTATTGCGGATTATTCGGTTATACCTCTTTCGATGCCGTCAAATATCTGGAACCAATTCCTGTCATTGAATCGCACCATGAAGAGAATGACGCACCGGATATTCTGTACATCCTGTACAAATACCTCATCGTATTTGATCATTTCAAGAATGAACTGACGCTGATCGAGCTGCTTTCTGAAGGAGAAATACCGCATCTGAAAGATATTGAGACCTTGATTAACAACCGGAACTTCGCTTCTTATAACTTCCATACCGTAGGAGAAGAACACTCTCCTATCAGTGATGAAACGTATAAAGCCATGGTTCGCCAAGGGGTTCAGCATTGTCTGCGGGGCGATGTTTTCCAGATTGTCCTGAGTCGTCGTTTCGAACAGGCCTTTAAGGGAGACGATTTCAAAGTCTACCGGGCATTGCGCAGTATCAATCCTTCCCCTTATTTGTTCTACTTCGACTTCGGTGGATTCCGTATCTTCGGTTCTTCTCCTGAAACGCACTGCAAGATTACCAACCGCCATGCCAGCATCGACCCCATTGCCGGGACAGCTTTCCGCAGCGGTGATGTGGAAACCGACCGCAAACGGACAAATGCCTTGCTGAAAGACCCGAAGGAAAATGCCGAACACGTCATGCTGGTCGATCTGGCACGCAACGACCTTTCCCGCAACTGTCAGCACGTACAGGTTGATTTCTATAAGGAAGTACAGTATTACAGCCATGTTATCCACTTGGTTTCAAGGGTGAGCGGAGATATAAACCCGGAAAGTAATCCGATCAAGACCTATATGGATACATTCCCGGCCGGTACTTTAAGCGGCGCTCCGAAAGTCCGGGCCATGCAATTGATTACGGAAATCGAACATCATAACCGGGGTGCTTATGGCGGATGTATCGGATTCATCGGTCTGAACGGCGACTTGAACCAGGCAATAACCATTCGTTCGTTTGTCAGCCGCGGCAATGTCTTGTACTATCAGGCTGGCGCCGGCATCGTAGCCAAAAGCCGTGACGAACGCGAACTGCAGGAAGTCAACAACAAACTGGGGGCTCTTAAAAAGGCCATCATCTTGGCTGAATCACTCGAGAACTGATTTCACTGCCTGAATTCACTTCCGATACGGATTTATTCACTGGATAAAATGAAAATGTATTCTGACAAATCAGATGAAAGCAATTGGAAATTCTTATCAATCCCGGATGAAATTCTTTAGTTCACGGCGTGAATTAAGT is part of the Parabacteroides sp. AD58 genome and harbors:
- a CDS encoding anthranilate synthase component I family protein, which produces MTYQFHTISKQVLGDLQTPVSIYLKVRDIYPESALLESSDFHGNDNSLSFIALRPLGSIGINQSVATMKYPDGREENKTLQADFQVQDAMNQFLASFHIEGDETRYCGLFGYTSFDAVKYLEPIPVIESHHEENDAPDILYILYKYLIVFDHFKNELTLIELLSEGEIPHLKDIETLINNRNFASYNFHTVGEEHSPISDETYKAMVRQGVQHCLRGDVFQIVLSRRFEQAFKGDDFKVYRALRSINPSPYLFYFDFGGFRIFGSSPETHCKITNRHASIDPIAGTAFRSGDVETDRKRTNALLKDPKENAEHVMLVDLARNDLSRNCQHVQVDFYKEVQYYSHVIHLVSRVSGDINPESNPIKTYMDTFPAGTLSGAPKVRAMQLITEIEHHNRGAYGGCIGFIGLNGDLNQAITIRSFVSRGNVLYYQAGAGIVAKSRDERELQEVNNKLGALKKAIILAESLEN